The Cetobacterium sp. ZOR0034 genome segment TTCATATCTTAAGACCTCGAAATATTTGTAACTGAAAAATTTAAAGACTCTTTTAAGTATTGCATAATTGCTTCTAAAGAACTTTCTATACTTGAAACATCCCCTGTTATAACTAGAGTTCCACTAAATCTATCTAAAAACCCTATCTCTATTGCGCCTGTTTTAGTTGCTATATCTGCTGCTATTATTGCAGCCTCTCCTGGAGTTATTGTTAATATCCCTATAGCATTTTTATTTTCAACATTTAATCCCATTTTTTTGTAGATATCTAAGCTTGGATGAGCTATTAGATGTGCTAGTGTCACTTGCTTCCCTGGTACATATTCTTGAATTGTTCTAATTTTTTCCATATATCACCTCAATATTTTTTATTGTTTTATTTGCCTAAGATTTAATCATATGTAAACTGT includes the following:
- a CDS encoding BMC domain-containing protein, giving the protein MEKIRTIQEYVPGKQVTLAHLIAHPSLDIYKKMGLNVENKNAIGILTITPGEAAIIAADIATKTGAIEIGFLDRFSGTLVITGDVSSIESSLEAIMQYLKESLNFSVTNISRS